The Terriglobia bacterium genome includes the window TTCCGTTTGCATACCGGCAAATTCGGGTGCGCCGTTCTCCGCTTGCAGAACGGGTGGAGCGCTAACGCCCATAGCGCAGCCTCTTTCGGATCTGAGAGCGGATCATAATGGCCGTAAAGTTTAACAGGAAGGTCAAAATCAGCAGTACTAATACGGTTGAAAACAAGAGAGGTTTGGTTGCTTCGACATCATATGCCTGAGTCGACATGACGTAGACATGATAACCAAGCTCCATGAACTGATTATTTAATCGGGTAGGTAAATGCGGCAAAAAGTAAGCGGCGCCCGTGAACATGACCGGTGCGACCTCGCCTGAACCGCGGCTCACAGCCAGAATGCCCCCCGTTAATATTCCGCCTGCTGCCTGAGGGAGTACGATGCGGTGGATCATCTGCCAACGGGTCGCGCCGAGAGCATAGGCAACCTCACGATAGCTTGTGGGAATGGCGCGCAACGCCTCTTCGGTGGCGACAACCACGGTTGGGAGAGTCAGCAATGCCATCGTCAACGCGGCCCAGATGATTGCGGGCTGCCCGTACACCAGCCTGCCGCCATACAAGGTGCGATCCATCCCGCGGCCGATGAACTCGACGAAAAAGCCAACTCCGAACAGGCCGAATACAATAGCCGGCACCCCGGCCAGGTTTTGAATGGCGAGACGCACCAGGTGGACGATGCGCGACCTCTTGGGCGCATATTCGTGCATGTAAACGGCCGTGGCGACTCCTAATGGAATGACGGCGATCGTCATCAGAATTACCAACGCCGCCGTGCCGAAAATGGCCGGGAAAATCCCTCCCTTGGTAAAGTGATCTCTTGGCGGCTGCGAGAGAAATTCCCATGACAAGTTCCGGGCACCATGGGTCACGATATTCCCGAGGATGATTGCCACCATCGCGATGATAATCAGGCAGGCCAACGCCGTAAGTGCCTGGAATAAACCTCCGATCCATTTTGTCCGCTCGATCATGGCAAAAAGTCGCAATCCAAATGTTGGTTCTGTGTGCTAGGAAGCTCCCTGCAGCTTCCTCTGGAGTCTGCCCACGCACCAACGGCCCATAAGGTTGGCGGCGAAGGTCAGCACAAAAAGAAATGCCCCAAGAAAAAACAGAACGTGATAATGAGGGCTTCCCTGTACCAGCTCACCCAGCTCTGCCGCGATGGTGGCGGAGAAGGTGCGGATCGAATCGACGGGCGACCAGGACAACACAGCTGCATTTCCTGATGCCATGAGCACGATCATTGTCTCTCCAATGGCACGCCCGAATCCAAGCACGCACGCGGCGAGCACGCCCGGCATCGCGGCGGGAAGCACAACGCGCGAGGCGGTCTGCCAGGCGGAGGCACCCATGGCAATTGAACCTTCGCGAAAACTCTGGGGCACGGATGAGAAGGCGTCTTCGGAGACGGTGTAGACAATGGGAATCACCGCCAAACTGAGACCGACGCCTGCGGTCAAAGCATTCAGGCGGTAAGTCCAACCGAAGGCTCCTTGCAACCAGCTCGCGATCACCATCAGGCAGAAGAATCCGACTACGACGCTTGGAATTCCGGCAAGAATCTCGATACAGGGTTTGATGGTTTCGCGCGCCCAGGGCGGAGCGAATTCCGAGGTATAAAGTGCCGCGGACACTGCGAGAGGGATGGCGATGAGCACCGCAATCAAAGTTGCTTTCAGAGTACCGGCAAGAAGCGGCCACAGCGAATATTTTGGTGTCTCGGAAACCGGCTGCCAGGTAAACTCAGCAGCGGCGCCGGGACGAGGCGGCTGGGGCAGAAACAGCTTCGCCAAATCCGCTTCTTTATGAACCTCGGGGGACGTCAGCACGGGCAATGCCTCCTTCCCGATAAAAATGAAGATCAGAATGAGCGAGAGGATCGCGACAAAGGCGCTCCCGCTAATTAGCAGGGCAGCAATCCTGTCAGCCAGCGTTCTCGTCCTCGCGAGCTTGGGAAGCGAAAGGGTTTTCACTGCTTGGCGATAGGGTAATACCCCACTGTTGCGCATATTTTTTGTCCCTCAGGGCCGAGCACCCAATCGATGAACGTCTTCACTTCGCCTTCCGGCTCGCCAATGGTGTAGAAAAGAAGATTGCGAGACAAAGGATATTGGCTGCTTTTCACGGTTTCGAGGGAAGGCGCGACCGCCGGGCTTTTGTCATCACGGCTGATCGGGATGACCCGGATTCCTGAAGCATAGCCGATGCCGCTGTAGCCGATCGAGGCGGGATCCTTCGATACAGCACTTATAATGGCACCCGTCCCCGTGAGAGTCTGAACATCACGGGCGAAATCCTCACTGCCCAGTACGTGTTCCTTAAAAAACTGGTAGGTGCCTGAGCTGTTGTCGCGGCTATAGGCCACGATCTTCTGGTCCTTGCCGCCGACATCACGCCAGTTTGTGATTCTTCCAGTATAAATGCCCTTGAGCTGGGGTTCGCTTAGAGACTTGACCGGATTGGATTCATGTACGCAAATGGCGATTCCGTCCATGGCAACGGCGATCTCCTTTGCATCCTTCCCATGCCTGGCCAGAACCTGCTGCTTCTCGACATCTTTCATGGGGCGCGATGCTTCACAAATATTGGTGCCGCCGTTGATCAAAGCAGCGATTCCGGTGCCGGTGCCTTCACCTGAAACCTGAATGGTAATCGCAGGATTCTCTTTCATGTAGGTCTCAGCCCAGGGTTGAGCGAGAACGACCATGGTGTTCGAACCCTTAATGGTTATCGACTTGGAGGCGATGCTGGTCTCTGATCCACTGCCGCACCCTGCCACAAAGAGAACCAGGCCCACCACGAGACTCCAACCTGCCCGCACTTTCTTCATATTCCCTCCTCGGGAGAGGAGATATTTTCGCTTTGCATTGTGAGGCCATCACAAATTTCTCGTTAAGATCCGGTTAAGATCAGAAGATGAAGGGGGTCTGCTCCTGAAAACGATATTGGCGAGGCGTGTATGCTCCCATGGGAACAAAGAAGCTGGGGAATTGCCCGGCGTTGCGCAGTTCGTTCTGGATGAAGAGCAGGTTCTGCAGCTGGATCTCTTTTGCCAGGCCCAGATCAAATCGGAAGAAATGCGAGGGAATGCTCGCACCTGAAAAAGTACCCCTATCGTCATCCGCGAGCTGCGAGATCATCAAATTGGCCCCCAGGATGCCGAGCATGTAGAGATCGTCAGCCTGGTTGTTTTCGCTTGGCTCGACCGGATGGCATTTATGCGAATCCTCACACTTCACCACCGGTACGAGAGACGCGCGGTGTAGGTTCGCTGGGTTCGCGCCGAGGTCTTACAACCTCTGTTCCCTAACGTCGCCACCCGCCGGGAAATTGCTGATGGCTGCCGGCCAGGTATTTAGTGGTTTGCGGCTTTACTTCTTGCTGGCAGTTCCCAGAGCTGTGTCGATCCATTCCCGCAACTTGTTTTCCAGGCCGGGGCCATATCCGGAGCCATGGTTTCGGATGATCCCGGTCATATCGATTACGAAATTTGCGGGAATGCCGTTCACACCGTAGGCATCCTGGACTCGCTTACTCTGATCTTTGGCGACGAGCATCATTGCGGACGCAGGTTTTTGCTTCAGATAGAGAGAAACGAGATAATCTTCCTCGTCCACGCTGATCTGGATGACGACCACATCTTTGTTCTTGTACTCATCCTGAATCTTTTGAAGGTGCGGATACTCCGCACCGCACGGCCCTCACCACGTTGCCCAGAAATTGAGCAGTATGACCTTGCCCTGGTAGTCGGACAGGTTCACTTTCTGGCCGGTGACGTCCGCAAGCTCAAACGGAGGCGCGGCCTTGCCCTCGAGGGTACTCCGTTCTATGTAGACGCCTCCCGATGAGCGTATTGCCAGCTTGCGTTTCTCCACGGCCTCGCTGATAGCGGCTGCGACCGGTTTGGTGCCCTCACGGTCGCCGTAAATGCGCTCCAACGCCTCCCGGGCATCCTGCCTCTTGGAGCCGTCGAAGGAGCAAGCCAGCAGCAGCATTTTCACCGCATCGTCGGTCCGGTTCAATTTGGCATACGCCTGGCCGAGCTCGAGCGCGGCAGCTTCCCTTTCCGTCAATTGGATCGATTCCTTCAAGGGAACCACCGCCTGATCGAGTGCTCCTTGCATCGCGAGCAGCCGCCCCTGCAAGTAGAGCCACCGGGCGAGAAGCGACTTCGTACCGGAGATTGCGCCGGCAGAGCCCTTCGCCGCCTCCTGTTGCGCGAGTGCATTGCGCGTGGCTGCTATGCCCTGGTCGATGAAAGTCCTGGCCGTGTCCAGCTTGATTTTCCGGTCCAGGAATGCGGAGGCCAGCTCCATTTGCAGCGAGGTGACACGGGCTCCGCCCTTTTCCATGAGACCCAGGAGTCGCTCGGCATTTTCGAAATCGCCGTCTTTCATGTACGCGGTGGCCTCACGCGTGTAGAGAACATGGATTTTCAGGTCCTGGTCCTTCAGGCTGTTCTCTATTTCGCGGTAGGCGGCCAATTGAGCCTTCGGATCTGCCAGCCAACCTACCTGGTCGATCCGCTCCACGTCAGGGCCGGCGAAGGTGAGTTCCTTTCCTGCGGCTGTCATCGCCATCGTCCTGAGTCCGGTGCCGGAGTTCACGAAGTACTTCGGATCGATAGCGGAGATTGCCCTTCTGACCCGCTCCTCCTCTCCATCTGCGAAAAAGATCGCATAACCTCTGGCTACAGCGTCCAGGGCTTTGGGGTTCCTGGAATAGCGGCTCTCGAGATTCTTGATCTCCTGCATCACCTCGGCCTGGGTCTTCTCCGCACCCCAGGTGTGCCGCAATTTTGTGCGCCACAGGGTCGGGTAAGCATCGAAGGAATTGGGATCCAGCTGCAAAACGCGCTGGACTTCGGCAAGCGCGGAATCGTATTTTTGCACGGAATTCAGCCGGCTCGCCAATGCCATGTGCAGCTTCGGGCTGTCGCCGGCTTTGGCGCGCGCCTTTTCGAAGAGTTCTGCCGCTTTGAGCTTGTCCTGGTTGTCGAGTGCCGTGGCGCCGAGTTCGATCAGGGCCCAACTGAATCCGGGACTCAGATCGAGCGACTTCTGGTATTCGGCGTCCCTATCTTTGGTGCGGCCGGCCTTGGCGTAGGCTTTGCCGGCAAGGTAGTGGTAAGCAGCGCTCTGGGGGTGCTGCTTCAGATAGCCTTCATATTCGGCAACCATCCGATCTGATTTGGCCTGCTGATTCGCGATGTAGTCGTTGTGGGCCTCGATGAACTCCGGCGCAAGCTGGATAGCGGTCTTCAATTCCGCCACTGCCTTCTCCCGCTGGTTTTGCTTCAGGTAATCCTGCGCCCGCAGGTAGTGATTTCTGGCCGCCGCCGGCACTTTCCTGGTCTGTGCCGGCAATGTCATGCCGGCCATGATCAGGACAGTGCATGCCATAAAAAGAGCCAGGTGCCGCTTAGCTCTGTTCTCCATGAATCTCTCCATGATCCAGTTGCGACCAGACCTTCTATGTAAGCATCATGATACACGGGATTAGAGTCTACAGGCGGGAATATAGTTCAGCTGAGTCCGGCGGTCTTCATCGTCTATTTCTCCAGATGGTTTTCCTTGCCGGGAATCTGCAGTGTCAGGACTCCGAGGTCCAGCGGTGTGTCGCTGCGCCCGCCCGGCATTTCCGGAACGACAATCTCCCGCTTGACAGTGGCCGGAGCAAGGCCCGGCGTTAGAGGCAGGAGAATGTTCATGATATAGGTACCTGCCTGGACATCCTCCACACGGAAAGACCCGTCAGCCTCGATCCGAAAGCCGTATTGGCGTTGGGACCGAAGCCGGTTCCGGCCTTCCTCAGTCTGTGCCCAGGCATTGTATGCTTCGAGGTCGGCGCGGCTCGGCACTTGCGCATCCGGCAACTTTAAGACAAGGGTGTGTACGACATGGCTCCAGTCGGGCTGAGAATCGAGCCCTGCGATAACGACATGGCCAATCACAGGACGCCCCATTCCCCCCAACATAACCTTGGCAGTTTCTCCCGCCCGCACGGCAGCTACTGTGTACTGAGAGCCGAACGGGATGCCGGTAGGTACGTGTGAAATGCGATACTCGCCGGGAGGAACTGTGGGGAACGAGAATTTGCCTTCTGTGTCGGCAAGCGCGCTCAGGCGAACATCCAGGGCGGGAGGACGATAGGCAGGAACCAACGATTCGAGCGTCACTCTCTGGTTTGCGCCGGGCTTGCTGCCGACTCGAAGCACGCCGTCGATCCGCCCCCACGGTTCCAGATCGAGTGTTACCGTAGCAGGGAATTGGTCTACCTTTGCCACCGCAAAACCCTTTTCATGCGTTGCCACAACCGTGTGAGCTTCAGGCATAGGGTCGAATGCAAACTTGCCGGCTTGATCGCTATCGACACTCGCGTTGAAGAGCCGTCCCGAAGACGCTCTCACCGTGCTCAGACTGCTCAGGGCAGCAATGGCGGGTCTCTTGGGAGCATTCGGAGGTCCGGAAGTGGTTTGTCCGCCACAGAGGAAAACGTGGGCGCCCGCGACCGCCTCGCCTCCTGCCGTTCGCACCACGCCGGAAAGTCCATCGGCGCGGACCAGAGCAATCTCGAGCCTACGGTCGCCGTCTTGGAATTCCACTGATTGGGAAAGATCGGGCCGATACCCTTCGGCTTCCACTCTCAGAGAGTACCGGCTCGCAGGATCCCCCCTGAGCGAGAGGTCGTTCAAAAGAAGCACAAACTCGCCGCTTCGACCCTCCGCCGATGCATCTACTCCTTTCCAATCGTCCGAACTCGCCATGACGCGGAATCTGTCGATCGGCATCTTCGTCCTCGAGTCAATTACCTTGCCGGAAACGTGAATGGTCAGGAGTCTGAGGAGGCGGATCTCGTTTTCTTTTCCCGGTTCCAGAACAAACTCCTTTTCATAATGAAAGCCCTCCGCTACCACCCCGTACTTTTGAGGCTTGGCGGGAGCGGAATCTCGAAGGAACCGTCCTTCGGCATCGGTATTGCCCTTCCATGGTATTCCATAATCGACGCCCGGCAAGCCGATGACCTGCGCACCGGCGACAGGTTTCCCCTCCTCATCGACCACGCGCCCGCGTACAATCTGGCCCTCCTCCAGGCGAACGATGACCGGGGGCATGCCCGGCGCGGCTTGAAGAGTAAGTGCCGCCGGAGCGTATCCCATCGCTTGCACTGCCAGCGTCAGCCGGCCGGGGCCCGCGTCGGGGAAAGAAAACCCTCCACCCGATGTGGTCGTAAAAGTCGGGCAGTTAGAGATGGGTACACCGCTGACAATATGGACCACCTGCACTCCGTCGATCCCCTTTCCGAATATGTCAATCACGGTTCCCGTAATCAGAAATCCGGGTTTCATCCGTAGCACGGCACTGCCTGCTTTGAGTTCGCCTAATGTCACGGACTGCATCATGTAATCTGGATCCGGGCGTGGAGCCGGGTCGGTTGTGTACCTGCACGGCAAGTGCTCCGCATGGGTCAAAGTCAGATCTATGGTTTGAACGGCAGACGGGAGTTCATTACACAGCCAGTGGCCCGAGGCATCCGTTTGGACCTCAAGCATGCCAGTTATGACCTCGCGATCAGCAGGCTTTGGAATAGAAGAAAGGGCCGGAGTGGCTCTGATATTGATCTTGGCATCACGAATCGGTTTCCCATCTTCACTCTGGACGTATCCGCCAATAGCAATGCCCTTTTCGAGCTTGAAGGTGTACTCAGCCGGGTAAGCGTCATCGGGACGAAACAGCACCATGCGGGAGACATATCCCACTGCCCGCACAACGACGGCGGAGAAAACGGCAACTGAGAATACACATCGCCCATCTCTGTCGGCCACCATCTCTGCAACCGGTTCGGCTAATTGCCTGGCTGTCAGGGTGGCCCCTGCGATGCCACGTCCTGTCGCAGCATCCAGAACCCGGAAGACTATCGTATGGCCAGACTGTTCGGGTGCGGATGAAGCAGGAGCGACAGGTGTAATGGATCCCACCGGTAATTGGGCGTTCGGACTCCCGGGCACCACGCCGGTCTTACCTGGGCCGATATTTCCCAGGCCGAGCGCGCCCCACCAGAGATCGAGCATGCGCGGGTCACCGGCCAGGATTCCCTGCCGCGTCACACCTTGCGGCATGGGGACCAATTCCGCCAGGCGGTCGGTAGTACGTGACCGATCGATTCCGCCGGTTCGGGCGAGCAGATGCCACAGAGTCAAGGTGTCTTCCTTGCGCGCATTCAAAAGTACCGCAATCAGGGCTGCGCTTCCTGAGTCCGAACCCGTATCGATTTTCTCGAGTGCGGATTGAAATTCGGGGGAAGCATCCTGGCGAAAGGGAGTGCCGGGGCCCACACCGGGAATCGTGCGGCATAGGGCACCTGCCGGCACGAAGGATTCCCGGCCCTGGTGCTTGAATGCAACCCAACCATAGGTCACGCGAAGAATGCCGGCTCCGTCATCTGCCACCTCGAGCGTGTAGACGCAACCCAGGTCCACCGCTTCAGCGAACGGAGTGTCCACAAAAAACACTCGCGGCGGTGCCCAGATCGTGGCGTGAAGAATTCCGCGCTCGAGTTGGAGGCGATGCGCTGTGGGCTCCGCTTCCACCAGCTTGATGCGCGTGTTGGGCTCGATGTCCACCTGCCCGATGAGTCCTATCTGTATTCGGGCGCGTGAGGAGGCATCGGTCCGCAGCCACTGACCGATTTTCAGACGACCGTCACTGCTTAAACGCGAAGTACCGATTTGAGGCGATCCCGCCAGGCGGACCACTTCGTAAGAAGGGGCAGCACTGAAAAACCACCATGCGCCGCACACTGTCAGGACCACGGAAGCCAGCGCCAGTACGTATCGCGAGCTGAAGAGAGCGCGAAAACGGGTCTGCCGGACGTGTTCAGGCTGCAGCGTGAATTCCGGCTCCTCGCGGGCAAATCGCAGGGGAGCCAGGATTTTTTCCAGTTCCTGGATCTCCGGGTCGGGATCGCCGGAGCCATCCCAAAGATAATCAAGCTTCATGGGCATCGCTCCCCTTCAATTTCGCTCGCAACCGCTTCATGCCGCGGTGGAGGTTCACGCGCACGGAAGCCGGTGTCAAACCGGTGCGCGCGGCAATTTCGTCGCCCGTCATCCCCTCCACAAGGCGGAGGATGAGCGGCTCGCTGTAAGCCTTCGGAAGGCTCCTGATCGCAGCGAGTACCGTACCCGCCTCCCCCTCGCGGCCATCGGGCGCGGCCAGGTCTTGCGGGAGTTCGGTTGTCTCCTGCGTGCGCCGGCAATGATCGCGCGCGCGGTTCCGTGCAATGGTCGCCAGCCAGCCTGGAAAGGCGGCATCCTTCCTCAAGGTATGAAGCTGTTTCAAAGCCGTCAGGAAGACGTCGTGAGCCAGGTCTTCGGCTTCCTGGCGGGGCATACGCGTGAGGAGGATGCCAAAGATCATGGGCGCAAATCGGGTATAGAGCTGGCCGAACGCTGTACGATCCCCTCGCCGCGCTGCCGCGACAAGGTCGATGTCGTCCACGAGTCCGCCCCTCTCCGGCATCGTTGCGGGTTGGCTCTGATCAACACTCCGAAAAAGTCCGATCGCCGTCTCCACGGAAGTCTCGCATAGATCAAGACGCAGGAACTGCCCCAAATGTTAACTCGGGCCGCCCCCCAGAAACTGGTCGGCCGGTCAAGGCGGAGGACGGGTGTGGAATTCGCTCCAGACCAGGTGGACTTGTGGGATATCCCCTCATTTTGCTGAAACATCCAGTTCGCGCTGCGGCCACCCTGAGATCGGTTTTCCAGATCCGGGTACAAAAGTGACCGGAAACAACACTAAATTCAACCAGCAGGTGCTCAAGATCATCACGCGGCCGGCGCAACCGACTCCAGCCGGGATCGAAGCGAATTCCCGCTGGTTCATTCCGCTATCTAAGACGGATCCATCCCGATATAATAGGGGTCATCTCGGAAGTACCTCTTGATGCAGTGTGCGATTGACTGCTTGGAGAGCTGAATCCCCCATGATCGGCAAGAGGGTTTCCCACTACAAAATACTCGAGAAGCTCGGCGGCGGCGGCATGGGCGTCGTTTACAAGGCCGAGGATCTTAAGCTGAAACGCACGGTTGCCCTGAAGTTCCTGAGCGAAGAAGTGTCCAAGGACTGCCATGCGCTGGAGCGGTTTCAGCGGGAAGCGCAGTCGGCTTCCGGCTTGAATCATCCCCACATCTGCACCATCTACGATATCGATGAATTTGAGGGGCACCATTTTATCGCAATGGAGTACCTCGACGGCAAGACTCTGAGGCACCGAATTCTCCACAAACGGCTGGATGCGTACGAAATCCTCGAACTGGGGATTCAGATCGTCACCGGGCTGGAAGCGGCACATTCGAAAGGGATCATCCATCGGGATATCAAACCCGCCAACATCTTCATTACCCAGAGCGGACAGGCCAAGATCCTCGACTTCGGATTAGCCAAACTCCCTGCTTCGCGGCGACAGGCAGCGGAAACCGCAGCCACCGCCGGGGAGTTCCTAACCAGCCCCGGCATCGCGGTAGGGACCATCGCTTACATGTCTCCCGAACAAGCTCGCGGCGAGGAACTCGACGCACGCTCTGACCTTTTCTCGTTCGGTGTTGTGCTTTATGAGATGGCCACAGGCCAGCAGGCATTCACCGGCGATACTTCCGCCGTCATCTTCGACTCCATACTCCACAAGACTCCCACTTCGCCGGTGCGTTTGAATCCTGAACTCCCGGCTGAGATGGAACATATCGTCAACAAAGCCCTCGAAAAGGACCGCAAGCTGCGCTATCAGAGTGCCTCCGAACTGCGCGCCGACTTGCAGCGTCTCATGCGTGATCGCGATTCGGGCCGCACAACAGCGCCGGCCGTCGCGGAATCTGTCCGCACGCAATCGCTCGCCGTATTGCCATTTGCCAACCTGAGCGCGGATAAGGAGAATGAATACTTCAGCGACGGGCTGGCCGAAGAGATCATTAACGCCCTCACACAACTCTCGGGCCTGCGGGTAACCGCGCGTACTTCGTCATTCGCCTTTCGAGGCAAGGAAGCGGACATCCGCGAAATCGGATCCAAGCTCAATGTGGAGAACATCCTCGAAGGCAGCGTGCGCAAATCCGGCAATCGGATCCGCATCAACGCACAGCTCGTCAAAGTTGCCGATGGCTACCATCTGTGGTCTGAACGATACGACCGCGAAATGACGGATGTGTTCGCTATCCAGGATGAGATCTCACAGGCAATCGCCGAGAAGTTGAGGGTGCAGTTGTCGGGCGCCCGGCCGCTGGTCAAACGATATACGGACAATCTTGAAGCCTACTACCTCTGCCTGAAGGGGCGCTATTGCCTCTACAAAGGCGTACCCCACGAACTGGCGAAAGGCAAAGAGTTTTTTGAGCGGGCGATCGCCCAGGATCCGGATTACGTATTAGCTTACCTTGGCGTCGCGGAGTTCTACTGGTGGAGCGGATACTGGGGTTATCTGCCCCCGAGGCAGGCCATGCCGAAGGCTAAGTCAGCGGTAGTCGAAGCCCTGAGCCGCGATGACACGCTGGCGGAAGCGCATGCGCTGTTGGGAATGATACGTGGAAGTTACGACCTCGACTGGAAGGGCGCCGAGCGTGAGTTTCAGAGAGCGCTCGAAATGGACCCGGCCTCGCCGGTTGTCCGCAATCGCCATGCCTACTATTTCCTCCGACCGATGCTGCGGCTGGAAGAGGCCAAGGCAGAATTGCAGCGCGTGCTGGAACTGGACCCGCTTTCGCTGTTTTCTCACTACCAGCTGGGATACCTGCTCCATGTCAGCCGGCAGTATGATCGTGCGATTGAGCAGCTTC containing:
- the pstA gene encoding phosphate ABC transporter permease PstA, producing the protein MIERTKWIGGLFQALTALACLIIIAMVAIILGNIVTHGARNLSWEFLSQPPRDHFTKGGIFPAIFGTAALVILMTIAVIPLGVATAVYMHEYAPKRSRIVHLVRLAIQNLAGVPAIVFGLFGVGFFVEFIGRGMDRTLYGGRLVYGQPAIIWAALTMALLTLPTVVVATEEALRAIPTSYREVAYALGATRWQMIHRIVLPQAAGGILTGGILAVSRGSGEVAPVMFTGAAYFLPHLPTRLNNQFMELGYHVYVMSTQAYDVEATKPLLFSTVLVLLILTFLLNFTAIMIRSQIRKRLRYGR
- the pstC gene encoding phosphate ABC transporter permease subunit PstC — translated: MRNSGVLPYRQAVKTLSLPKLARTRTLADRIAALLISGSAFVAILSLILIFIFIGKEALPVLTSPEVHKEADLAKLFLPQPPRPGAAAEFTWQPVSETPKYSLWPLLAGTLKATLIAVLIAIPLAVSAALYTSEFAPPWARETIKPCIEILAGIPSVVVGFFCLMVIASWLQGAFGWTYRLNALTAGVGLSLAVIPIVYTVSEDAFSSVPQSFREGSIAMGASAWQTASRVVLPAAMPGVLAACVLGFGRAIGETMIVLMASGNAAVLSWSPVDSIRTFSATIAAELGELVQGSPHYHVLFFLGAFLFVLTFAANLMGRWCVGRLQRKLQGAS
- a CDS encoding phosphate ABC transporter substrate-binding protein, which produces MKKVRAGWSLVVGLVLFVAGCGSGSETSIASKSITIKGSNTMVVLAQPWAETYMKENPAITIQVSGEGTGTGIAALINGGTNICEASRPMKDVEKQQVLARHGKDAKEIAVAMDGIAICVHESNPVKSLSEPQLKGIYTGRITNWRDVGGKDQKIVAYSRDNSSGTYQFFKEHVLGSEDFARDVQTLTGTGAIISAVSKDPASIGYSGIGYASGIRVIPISRDDKSPAVAPSLETVKSSQYPLSRNLLFYTIGEPEGEVKTFIDWVLGPEGQKICATVGYYPIAKQ
- a CDS encoding redoxin domain-containing protein translates to MQDEYKNKDVVVIQISVDEEDYLVSLYLKQKPASAMMLVAKDQSKRVQDAYGVNGIPANFVIDMTGIIRNHGSGYGPGLENKLREWIDTALGTASKK
- a CDS encoding tetratricopeptide repeat protein, whose amino-acid sequence is MENRAKRHLALFMACTVLIMAGMTLPAQTRKVPAAARNHYLRAQDYLKQNQREKAVAELKTAIQLAPEFIEAHNDYIANQQAKSDRMVAEYEGYLKQHPQSAAYHYLAGKAYAKAGRTKDRDAEYQKSLDLSPGFSWALIELGATALDNQDKLKAAELFEKARAKAGDSPKLHMALASRLNSVQKYDSALAEVQRVLQLDPNSFDAYPTLWRTKLRHTWGAEKTQAEVMQEIKNLESRYSRNPKALDAVARGYAIFFADGEEERVRRAISAIDPKYFVNSGTGLRTMAMTAAGKELTFAGPDVERIDQVGWLADPKAQLAAYREIENSLKDQDLKIHVLYTREATAYMKDGDFENAERLLGLMEKGGARVTSLQMELASAFLDRKIKLDTARTFIDQGIAATRNALAQQEAAKGSAGAISGTKSLLARWLYLQGRLLAMQGALDQAVVPLKESIQLTEREAAALELGQAYAKLNRTDDAVKMLLLACSFDGSKRQDAREALERIYGDREGTKPVAAAISEAVEKRKLAIRSSGGVYIERSTLEGKAAPPFELADVTGQKVNLSDYQGKVILLNFWATW
- a CDS encoding carboxypeptidase-like regulatory domain-containing protein, producing MKLDYLWDGSGDPDPEIQELEKILAPLRFAREEPEFTLQPEHVRQTRFRALFSSRYVLALASVVLTVCGAWWFFSAAPSYEVVRLAGSPQIGTSRLSSDGRLKIGQWLRTDASSRARIQIGLIGQVDIEPNTRIKLVEAEPTAHRLQLERGILHATIWAPPRVFFVDTPFAEAVDLGCVYTLEVADDGAGILRVTYGWVAFKHQGRESFVPAGALCRTIPGVGPGTPFRQDASPEFQSALEKIDTGSDSGSAALIAVLLNARKEDTLTLWHLLARTGGIDRSRTTDRLAELVPMPQGVTRQGILAGDPRMLDLWWGALGLGNIGPGKTGVVPGSPNAQLPVGSITPVAPASSAPEQSGHTIVFRVLDAATGRGIAGATLTARQLAEPVAEMVADRDGRCVFSVAVFSAVVVRAVGYVSRMVLFRPDDAYPAEYTFKLEKGIAIGGYVQSEDGKPIRDAKINIRATPALSSIPKPADREVITGMLEVQTDASGHWLCNELPSAVQTIDLTLTHAEHLPCRYTTDPAPRPDPDYMMQSVTLGELKAGSAVLRMKPGFLITGTVIDIFGKGIDGVQVVHIVSGVPISNCPTFTTTSGGGFSFPDAGPGRLTLAVQAMGYAPAALTLQAAPGMPPVIVRLEEGQIVRGRVVDEEGKPVAGAQVIGLPGVDYGIPWKGNTDAEGRFLRDSAPAKPQKYGVVAEGFHYEKEFVLEPGKENEIRLLRLLTIHVSGKVIDSRTKMPIDRFRVMASSDDWKGVDASAEGRSGEFVLLLNDLSLRGDPASRYSLRVEAEGYRPDLSQSVEFQDGDRRLEIALVRADGLSGVVRTAGGEAVAGAHVFLCGGQTTSGPPNAPKRPAIAALSSLSTVRASSGRLFNASVDSDQAGKFAFDPMPEAHTVVATHEKGFAVAKVDQFPATVTLDLEPWGRIDGVLRVGSKPGANQRVTLESLVPAYRPPALDVRLSALADTEGKFSFPTVPPGEYRISHVPTGIPFGSQYTVAAVRAGETAKVMLGGMGRPVIGHVVIAGLDSQPDWSHVVHTLVLKLPDAQVPSRADLEAYNAWAQTEEGRNRLRSQRQYGFRIEADGSFRVEDVQAGTYIMNILLPLTPGLAPATVKREIVVPEMPGGRSDTPLDLGVLTLQIPGKENHLEK
- a CDS encoding sigma-70 family RNA polymerase sigma factor, which produces MPERGGLVDDIDLVAAARRGDRTAFGQLYTRFAPMIFGILLTRMPRQEAEDLAHDVFLTALKQLHTLRKDAAFPGWLATIARNRARDHCRRTQETTELPQDLAAPDGREGEAGTVLAAIRSLPKAYSEPLILRLVEGMTGDEIAARTGLTPASVRVNLHRGMKRLRAKLKGSDAHEA